A window of Rhinatrema bivittatum chromosome 2, aRhiBiv1.1, whole genome shotgun sequence contains these coding sequences:
- the LOC115085901 gene encoding zinc finger protein 184-like, translated as MPAGVSAQDPVTFEDIAIYFSLEEWEVLEEQQKELYKDVMKENYETLISLGSGSPTATPEIISHIERGEEPYIRDEPGSEERGTGRSSCSEIDDSRSSNTERDRWELSESLEGKNMSSEREKYDTSSYYDWRSNCRNQCISEKRQINSVRDSALCEQSVGNLIHTGEEKRHQTAAEACLCDVCGIFLKDPVTLKSHQKFHTEDRLSTCKDCGKTFSQKGEQLEQEKSLHEERSCICSVCREKRLMEETDYGKNINANLTNYLKSWHEENQFSCNKSDFEKAFIEHQQHTEKPFSCTKCNKCFSKEEVLTRHLKIHTRVKEFKCIECGKSFWKKDNLTKHQKIHIGVKEFTCTECGKSFWKKSNLTKHQKIHTTMKPFTCTDCDNSFWKKSTLINHQKIHIDVKQFTSNAGGKSFRKKSNLTNHQKIHAGVKPYTCTEFGKSFIQKRPLSVHQETHKEVKTFACEVCGKSFENIIDLAIHQRIHTGPFTCSECGKSYSQHWHLTSHQRSHKEVKVFTCMECGKSFSRSTRLTEHQRIHTQVKPIICVECGKSFRYKSGLRYHQRIHKEIKAFKCTDCGQTFSQKGELLEPKKPPLKERPFVCSECGDKRLLEVTEYGKNFINANLTNYQKGDQEETLFSCNKSDSGKAFTEHQKMYIERPFSCTECNKCFSNKGVLTRHLKIHTGVKEFTCSECGKSFWEQSNLTNHQKSHKAVKPFTCTECGKSLMETITFIFNEGSYTEVKTFTCTECGKSFEKNSYLASQRILTGVKAYTCTECGKSFNQPWNLTLHHRIHEEVKAFTCIECGKSFNYRSNLRNHQKIHTDIAVNNESQKGSKEIQQETQTGILACASNTQEQSRETRQQNKDIYVIYLAS; from the exons GATCAGGCTCTCCGACTGCCACCCCTGAGATTATCTCCCACATTGAACGAGGGGAAGAGCCGTACATCAGGGATGAGCCGGGATCAGAGGAAAGAGGAACTGGGagaagcagctgctcag AAATTGATGATTCAAGAAGCAGCAATACAGAGAGAGATCGTTGGGAGCTCAGTGAAAGTCTGGAAGGGAAGAACATGTCCTCAGAACGAGAAAAATATGATACGTCTTCATATTATGATTGGAGAAGTAATTGCAGGAATCAGTGCATCTCAGAAAAGAGACAAATAAATTCAGTTAGAGACTCAGCTCTGTGTGAGCAAAGTGTTGGTAATTTGATACACACAGGGGAAGAGAAGAGACACCAGACAGCAGCAGAAGCATGTTTATGTGATGTATGCGGGATATTCCTCAAGGatcctgtaactctgaaatcacATCAGAAGTTTCACACTGAGGATAGGCTATCTACATGTAAAGACTGTGGGAAAACCTTCAGTCAGAAGGGAGAACAGCTGGAACAAGAGAAATCCCTCCATGAAGAGAGAAGTTGTATATGTTCTGTATGCAGGGAAAAAAGGCTGATGGAAGAAACAGACTATGGGAAAAATATTAATGCAAATCTTACAAACTACCTGAAAAGCTGGCATGAAGAAAACCAATTTTCATGTAATAAAAGTGACTTTGAGAAAGCTTTTATAGAACATCAACAACACACTGAAAAACCTTTCTCTTGTACTAAATGTAATAAATGCTTCAGTAAAGAGGAAGTCCTCACACGACACCTGAAAATCCACACAagagtgaaagaattcaaatgtatagagtgtggtaaaagcttctggAAGAAGGACAACCTGACTaaacatcagaaaatccatataGGAGTGAAAGAATTCACATGTacagagtgtggtaaaagcttctggAAGAAGAGCAACCTCACtaaacaccagaaaatccacaccacgatgaaaccatttacatgtacagaCTGTGATAACAGTTTCTGGAAGAAGAGCACCCTCATAaatcaccagaaaatccacataGACGTGAAACAATTTACAAGTAATGCGGGTGGTAAAAGCTTTAGGAAGAAAAGCAACCTCACAAACCACCAGAAAATCCATGCAGGAGTGAAACCATATACATGTACTGAGTTTGGTAAAAGCTTCATACAGAAGCGCCCTCTCTCAGTCCACCAGGAAACCCATAAAGAAGTGAAAACATTTGCATGTGAAGTGTGTGGTAAAAGCTTCGAGAATATTATTGATCTCGCAATTCATCAGAGGATCCACACAGGACCATTTAcgtgttctgaatgtggtaaaagctacaGTCAGCATTGGCACCTTACCAGCCATCAGAGAAGCCACAAAGAAGTGAAAGTATTTACCTGTATggaatgtggtaaaagtttcagtcgGAGCACTCGCCTTACAGaacatcagagaatccacacacaAGTGAAACCAATTATATGTGtagagtgtggtaaaagcttcaggtATAAGAGCGGCCTAAGATACCACCAGAGAATTCACAAAGAAATTAAAGCATTTAAGTGTACAGACTGTGGGCAAACCTTCAGTCAGAAGGGAGAACTGCTAGAACCAAAGAAACCCCCGCTAAAAGAGAGACCTTTtgtatgttctgaatgtgggGATAAGAGACTGTTGGAAGtaacagaatatgggaaaaactTTATTAATGCAAATCTTACAAACTACCAGAAAGGCGATCAAGAAGAGACTCTATTTTCATGTAATAAAAGTGACAGTGGGAAAGCTTTTACAGAACACCAAAAAATGTACATTGAGAGACctttctcatgtactgaatgtaataaatgcTTCAGTAATAAGGGCGTCCTCACACGACACCTGAAAATCCATACAGGTGTGAAGGAATTCACATGTTcagagtgtggtaaaagcttttggGAGCAAAGCAACCTCACAAACCACCAGAAGAGCCACAAAGcagtgaaaccatttacatgtactgaatgtggtaaaagcttgaTGGAAACAATCACCTTCATATTCAACGAGGGATCCTACACAGAagtaaaaacatttacatgtacagaatgtggtaaaagctttgaGAAAAACAGTTACCTTGCATCTCAGAGGATCCTCACTGGTGTGAAAGCatatacatgtactgagtgtggtaaaagtttcaatcAGCCATGGAACCTTACACTCCACCACAGAATTCACGAAGAAGTGAAAGCATTTACCTGTATTGAGTGTGGTAAGAGCTTTAACTATAGGAGCAATCTCAGAaatcaccagaaaatccacacagataTAGCAGTAAATAATGAATCTCAGAAGGGAAGCAAAGAAATTCAACAGGAGACTCAAACAGGAATTTTAGCTTGTGCAAGCAACACACAGGAACAAAGCAGAGAAACCAGACAACAGAATAAAGATATTTATGTAATATATTTGGCCAGTTGA